The following coding sequences are from one Oryzisolibacter sp. LB2S window:
- a CDS encoding Tim44-like domain-containing protein, translating into MKLWSMILVAMLAVVHLDADARRMGGGKSMGRQSSNVTQREATPPTAPGAPAQNAASSAPAKPAAAPNAAQAAPKKPWGAMLGGLAAGLGLAWLANSLGLGEAFGNILLVALLAMVVMAVIGMVMRARNKPAATAAGGTPFAFQGAGGPAPTNVQAPRQYNPEKVGNDASARPWEQFSAAPQQGGSMIGSALAGSQNWGIPEGFDVEGFLSAAKRNFTTLQAAWDRSDISTLRSMMTDEMVGEIRTQLSEREAQRGGEQPNHTEVVILEAQLLGIEDLGDGYMASVEFSGMIREEPSAGPSPFREVWNMTKPKNGSSGWLVAGLQALQ; encoded by the coding sequence ATGAAACTGTGGTCAATGATTCTTGTCGCCATGCTCGCCGTGGTGCATCTGGATGCCGACGCTCGTCGCATGGGCGGCGGCAAGTCCATGGGCCGCCAGTCGAGCAACGTCACGCAGCGCGAGGCCACGCCGCCCACGGCGCCTGGCGCCCCCGCGCAGAACGCCGCCAGCAGCGCACCGGCCAAGCCGGCCGCGGCGCCCAATGCCGCGCAGGCCGCACCCAAGAAGCCCTGGGGCGCCATGCTCGGCGGCCTGGCCGCGGGCCTGGGCCTGGCCTGGCTGGCCAACTCGCTGGGGCTGGGCGAGGCCTTCGGCAACATCCTGCTGGTGGCGCTGCTGGCCATGGTGGTCATGGCCGTCATCGGCATGGTGATGCGTGCGCGCAACAAGCCGGCCGCAACCGCCGCTGGGGGCACGCCGTTTGCCTTCCAGGGCGCGGGCGGCCCGGCACCGACCAATGTGCAGGCGCCGCGTCAGTACAACCCCGAGAAGGTCGGCAACGACGCCTCGGCCCGCCCGTGGGAGCAGTTCTCCGCCGCGCCCCAGCAGGGTGGCAGCATGATCGGCTCGGCCCTCGCGGGCTCGCAGAACTGGGGCATTCCCGAGGGCTTTGACGTCGAGGGCTTTCTGTCCGCCGCCAAGCGCAACTTCACCACGCTGCAGGCCGCGTGGGACCGCTCGGACATCTCCACGCTGCGCTCCATGATGACGGACGAGATGGTGGGCGAGATCCGCACCCAGCTCAGCGAGCGCGAGGCGCAGCGCGGCGGCGAGCAGCCCAACCACACGGAAGTCGTCATCCTCGAGGCGCAGCTGCTCGGCATCGAGGACCTGGGCGATGGCTACATGGCCAGCGTCGAGTTCTCCGGCATGATCCGCGAGGAGCCCTCGGCAGGCCCCAGCCCCTTCCGCGAGGTCTGGAACATGACCAAGCCCAAGAACGGCAGCAGCGGCTGGCTGGTTGCGGGCCTGCAGGCGCTGCAGTAA
- the ubiE gene encoding bifunctional demethylmenaquinone methyltransferase/2-methoxy-6-polyprenyl-1,4-benzoquinol methylase UbiE: MSTTHFGFETVDEKDKARHVRGVFDSVAPKYDLMNDLMSAGLHRAWKAYTVMVANLREGDQVLDIAGGTGDLSLAFAKKVGATGRVVHTDINEAMLRVGRDRLINKGVVLPTLVCDAEQLPFPDNHFDLVSVAFGLRNMTHKDAALREMCRVLKPRGRLLVLEFSKVAKPLEKAYDWYSFSVLPRLGKLVAGDDASYRYLAESIRMHPGQDELKTLMQQSGFGHVDYHNMTGGIVALHVGIKC; encoded by the coding sequence ATGAGCACCACACATTTCGGATTTGAAACCGTTGACGAGAAGGACAAGGCGCGCCACGTGCGCGGCGTGTTCGACTCGGTGGCGCCCAAGTACGACCTGATGAACGACCTGATGTCGGCCGGCCTGCACCGCGCCTGGAAGGCCTACACCGTGATGGTGGCCAACCTGCGCGAGGGCGATCAGGTGCTGGACATCGCCGGCGGCACGGGCGACCTGTCGCTGGCCTTCGCCAAGAAGGTCGGCGCGACGGGCCGGGTGGTGCACACCGACATCAACGAGGCCATGCTGCGCGTGGGGCGCGACCGTCTCATCAACAAGGGCGTGGTGCTGCCCACGCTGGTCTGCGACGCCGAGCAGCTGCCGTTTCCCGACAACCATTTCGATCTGGTCAGCGTGGCCTTCGGCCTGCGCAACATGACGCACAAGGACGCGGCCCTCAGGGAGATGTGCCGCGTGCTCAAGCCCCGCGGGCGCCTGCTGGTGCTGGAGTTCTCCAAGGTGGCCAAGCCGCTGGAGAAGGCCTACGACTGGTATTCCTTCAGCGTGCTGCCACGCCTGGGCAAGCTGGTGGCCGGGGACGATGCGAGCTACCGCTACCTGGCCGAATCCATCCGCATGCACCCGGGCCAGGACGAGCTCAAAACCCTTATGCAGCAAAGTGGCTTTGGCCATGTGGACTATCACAACATGACGGGCGGCATCGTGGCCCTGCATGTTGGAATCAAGTGCTGA
- a CDS encoding DUF971 domain-containing protein, giving the protein MAGLTAGAPTPQSITVHEKSRMLELVFSDGAHFSIPFELMRVYSPSAEVMGHGPGQEVLQTGKREVTLTDLAQVGNYAIQPSFSDGHASGIYTWDYLYALGRDQEALWQRYLDRLQEAGVDRDAPMIARGQKSGCSGH; this is encoded by the coding sequence ATGGCAGGACTGACCGCTGGCGCACCCACGCCGCAATCCATCACGGTGCACGAAAAGTCGCGCATGCTGGAGTTGGTGTTCTCCGACGGCGCGCATTTTTCCATCCCCTTCGAGCTCATGCGTGTCTACTCGCCCTCGGCCGAGGTCATGGGCCATGGCCCGGGCCAGGAGGTGCTGCAGACCGGCAAGCGCGAGGTCACGCTCACCGACCTGGCCCAGGTGGGCAACTACGCGATACAGCCGAGCTTCTCCGACGGCCATGCGAGCGGCATCTACACCTGGGACTATCTCTACGCGCTCGGGCGCGACCAGGAGGCCCTGTGGCAGCGCTATCTCGATCGCCTGCAGGAGGCGGGCGTCGACCGCGATGCCCCCATGATTGCCAGGGGTCAGAAATCGGGCTGCTCCGGCCATTGA
- a CDS encoding HIT family protein, translating into MSCVLCDTDGGRLVWRGQRLRVIHAEEAGFPAFYRVIWNAHVAEFSDLSEQDRAHCMQAVTLVEELLRAQLAPTKINLATLGNVVPHLHWHVVARFDWDSHFPAPLWAQAQRARDAAREAAVAQRLPALELALKQRLELLN; encoded by the coding sequence ATGAGCTGCGTGCTCTGCGACACCGACGGTGGCCGGCTGGTCTGGCGCGGGCAGAGGCTGCGCGTCATCCATGCCGAAGAGGCGGGGTTCCCTGCCTTCTACCGCGTCATCTGGAACGCCCATGTGGCCGAGTTCTCCGACCTGTCGGAGCAGGACAGGGCGCATTGCATGCAGGCCGTGACCCTCGTCGAGGAACTGCTGCGCGCCCAGCTGGCCCCCACCAAGATCAACCTGGCGACGCTGGGCAACGTGGTGCCGCACCTGCACTGGCATGTGGTCGCGCGCTTCGACTGGGACAGCCATTTCCCCGCGCCCCTGTGGGCGCAGGCGCAGCGCGCGCGCGACGCGGCGCGCGAGGCCGCCGTCGCCCAGCGCCTGCCGGCGCTGGAGCTGGCGCTCAAGCAGCGCCTTGAACTACTGAATTGA
- a CDS encoding DUF3683 domain-containing protein, which translates to MNAPIALAALQAQGSEPVRLREIPYNYTSFSDREIVIRLLGQEAWGVLDHLRRERRTGRSARMLYEVLGDIWAVQRNPYLQDDLIQSPERRRLLVDAMHHRMGEIEKRRTPQEDPERDRRVGQLVEAANRAIAEFDATFVEVAALRKQVEKRLARHTARDNIKFDGLSRVSHVTDATDWRVEFPFVVLTPDTEAEIAALVAACIELELTIIPRGGGTGYTGGAIPLTWRSAVINTEKLEALTEVQMRRLPGVDHEVPTVWSEAGVVTQRVADAAERAGFVFAVDPTSIEASCIGGNIAMNAGGKKAVLWGTALDNLASWRMVTPEGEWLEVTRLDHNLGKIHDVEVASFELAYFRPDGRTAIRTERLDIPGKTFRKEGLGKDVTDKFLSGLPGVQKEGTDGIITSARWIVHRMPAHTRTVCLEFFGSAKLAVPSIVEIKDFMFAEQKRSGVLLAGLEHLDDRYLKAVGYATKSKKGGGKLPKMVLIGDIVGDDPDAVARATAEVVRIANSRDGEGFTAVSSEARKKFWLDRKRTAAISKHTNAFKINEDVVIPLPRMAEYTDGIERINIELSLRNKLKLCDALQDFLARPDLPCAKQGDAAGITATELLGDRVAQAQALVAEVRALWQGWLDNVAELFPQLQDHSLRASWKTQLQRPLADIFVGAAFEPILKEMAAIHQKVLKGRVWVALHMHAGDGNVHTNIPVNSDDYEMLQTAHEAVARIMQLARSLDGVISGEHGIGITKLEFLSDEELAPFAEYKRRVDPHGRFNWGKLLRNQELHAQYPQGQRADIAHEKSRTSLRYSDLTNAYTPSFGLMGYESLIMQQSDIGQIVASVKDCLRCGKCKPECSTHVPRANLLYSPRNKILATSLLAEAFLYEEQTRRGVSSHHWQEFEDVADHCTICHRCYNPCPVKIDFGDVTMAMRSLLVKMDKKSWRPGNKLAMAMLNATDPRAINLLRAGMVNVGFKAQRLAVDALRSVSKSQTARPPATVGTAPIKEQVIHFVNKKLPGGLPTKTARALLDIENKDYVPIIRDPRTSSDSEAVFYFPGCGSERLFSQVGLATQAMLWHAGVQTVLPPGYLCCGYPQRGSGQSDKAEKMITDNRVLFHRVANTLNYLDIKTVVVSCGTCYDQLQGYEFDKIFPGSRIVDIHEFLLEKGITLPAGQGGFLYHEPCHNPMKQGDSMQTVRALVGDKVLKSERCCGESGTLGVTRPDVSTQVRFRKTEEIRKGEAQLRGSGAVGAQDNIKILTSCPSCLQGISRYQDDLSTGLLEADYIVVEMARQILGENWMPDYVARANAGGIERVLV; encoded by the coding sequence ATGAATGCACCGATAGCGCTGGCCGCGCTGCAGGCGCAGGGCAGCGAGCCCGTGCGCCTGCGCGAGATTCCGTACAACTACACGAGCTTTTCCGACCGGGAAATCGTCATCCGCCTGCTCGGCCAGGAGGCCTGGGGCGTGCTCGACCACCTGCGGCGCGAGCGCCGCACGGGCCGCTCGGCGCGCATGCTCTACGAGGTGCTGGGCGACATCTGGGCCGTGCAGCGCAACCCCTATCTGCAGGACGACCTGATCCAGTCGCCCGAGCGGCGCCGGCTGCTGGTGGACGCCATGCACCACCGCATGGGCGAGATCGAAAAGCGCCGCACGCCGCAGGAAGACCCCGAGCGCGACCGCCGCGTGGGCCAGCTCGTCGAGGCCGCCAACCGCGCCATCGCCGAGTTCGACGCCACGTTCGTCGAGGTCGCCGCGCTGCGCAAGCAGGTGGAAAAGCGCCTGGCGCGCCACACGGCCCGCGACAACATCAAGTTCGACGGGCTCTCGCGCGTATCTCACGTGACGGATGCGACCGACTGGCGCGTGGAGTTTCCCTTCGTCGTGCTCACGCCCGACACCGAGGCCGAGATCGCCGCGCTGGTGGCCGCCTGCATCGAGCTCGAGCTCACCATCATCCCGCGCGGCGGCGGCACGGGCTACACGGGCGGCGCCATTCCGCTGACCTGGCGCAGCGCCGTCATCAACACCGAAAAGCTCGAGGCCCTGACCGAGGTGCAGATGCGCCGCCTGCCCGGCGTCGACCACGAGGTGCCCACGGTCTGGAGCGAGGCCGGCGTCGTCACCCAGCGCGTGGCCGACGCGGCCGAACGCGCGGGCTTTGTGTTCGCGGTCGACCCGACCTCCATCGAGGCCTCGTGCATAGGCGGCAACATCGCCATGAACGCGGGCGGCAAAAAGGCCGTGCTCTGGGGCACGGCGCTCGACAACCTCGCGAGCTGGCGCATGGTCACGCCCGAGGGCGAGTGGCTCGAGGTCACGCGCCTCGATCACAACCTGGGCAAGATCCACGACGTGGAGGTGGCGAGCTTTGAGCTGGCCTACTTCCGGCCCGACGGCAGGACGGCGATTCGCACCGAACGCCTGGACATCCCGGGCAAGACCTTCCGCAAGGAGGGCCTGGGCAAGGACGTGACGGACAAGTTCCTCTCGGGCCTGCCCGGCGTGCAGAAGGAGGGTACGGACGGCATCATCACCAGCGCGCGCTGGATCGTGCACCGCATGCCGGCGCACACGCGCACCGTGTGCCTGGAATTCTTTGGCTCGGCCAAGCTGGCCGTGCCCAGCATCGTCGAGATCAAGGACTTCATGTTCGCCGAGCAGAAACGCTCGGGCGTGCTGCTCGCGGGTCTCGAACACCTGGACGACCGCTATCTCAAGGCCGTGGGCTACGCGACCAAGAGCAAGAAGGGCGGTGGCAAGTTGCCGAAGATGGTGCTCATCGGCGACATCGTGGGTGACGACCCCGACGCCGTGGCGCGCGCCACGGCCGAGGTGGTGCGCATCGCCAACTCGCGCGACGGCGAGGGCTTCACCGCCGTCAGCAGCGAGGCGCGCAAGAAGTTCTGGCTCGACCGCAAGCGCACGGCGGCCATCTCAAAGCACACCAACGCCTTCAAGATCAACGAGGACGTGGTGATCCCGCTGCCGCGCATGGCCGAGTACACCGACGGCATAGAGCGCATCAACATCGAACTGTCGCTGCGCAACAAGCTCAAGCTGTGCGACGCGCTGCAGGACTTTCTCGCGCGCCCCGACCTGCCCTGCGCCAAGCAGGGCGACGCCGCCGGCATCACCGCGACCGAGCTGCTGGGCGACCGCGTGGCCCAGGCGCAAGCCCTGGTGGCCGAGGTGCGTGCGCTCTGGCAGGGTTGGCTCGACAACGTGGCCGAGCTGTTCCCGCAGCTGCAGGACCATTCCCTGCGCGCGAGCTGGAAGACCCAGCTGCAAAGGCCGCTGGCCGACATCTTCGTGGGCGCGGCCTTCGAGCCCATCCTGAAAGAGATGGCGGCCATCCACCAGAAGGTGCTCAAGGGCCGCGTCTGGGTGGCGCTGCACATGCATGCGGGCGACGGCAATGTGCACACCAACATCCCGGTCAACAGCGACGACTACGAGATGCTGCAGACCGCGCACGAGGCCGTGGCCCGCATCATGCAGCTTGCGCGTTCGCTCGACGGCGTGATCTCTGGCGAGCATGGCATTGGCATCACCAAGCTCGAGTTCCTGTCCGACGAGGAGCTCGCGCCGTTTGCCGAGTACAAGCGCAGGGTGGACCCGCACGGGCGCTTCAACTGGGGTAAGCTGCTACGAAATCAGGAGCTGCACGCGCAGTACCCGCAAGGGCAGAGGGCCGATATTGCTCATGAAAAGTCGCGCACCTCGCTGCGCTACTCGGACCTCACCAACGCCTACACGCCGAGCTTCGGCCTCATGGGCTACGAGTCGCTCATCATGCAGCAGAGCGACATCGGCCAGATCGTGGCCAGCGTCAAGGACTGCCTGCGCTGCGGCAAGTGCAAGCCCGAATGCTCGACCCATGTGCCGCGCGCCAATCTGCTGTATTCCCCGCGCAACAAGATCCTCGCCACGTCGCTCTTGGCCGAGGCCTTTCTGTACGAGGAGCAGACGCGCCGCGGCGTGTCCAGCCACCACTGGCAGGAATTCGAGGACGTGGCCGACCACTGCACCATCTGCCACCGCTGCTACAACCCCTGCCCGGTGAAGATCGACTTCGGCGACGTGACCATGGCCATGCGCTCGCTGTTGGTCAAGATGGACAAGAAGAGCTGGCGCCCGGGCAACAAGCTGGCCATGGCCATGCTCAACGCCACCGACCCGCGCGCCATCAACCTGTTGCGCGCGGGCATGGTCAACGTCGGCTTCAAGGCCCAGCGCCTGGCCGTGGACGCGCTGCGCTCCGTGAGCAAGTCACAGACCGCGCGCCCGCCCGCGACCGTGGGCACGGCGCCGATCAAGGAGCAGGTGATCCACTTCGTCAACAAGAAGCTGCCCGGCGGTCTGCCGACCAAGACGGCGCGTGCCCTGCTCGACATCGAGAACAAGGACTACGTGCCCATCATTCGCGACCCCAGGACCAGCAGCGACTCCGAGGCGGTGTTCTACTTCCCCGGCTGCGGCTCCGAGCGCTTGTTCAGCCAGGTGGGCCTGGCCACGCAGGCCATGCTCTGGCATGCGGGCGTGCAGACCGTGCTGCCGCCAGGTTACCTGTGCTGTGGCTACCCGCAGCGCGGCAGCGGCCAGTCCGACAAGGCCGAGAAGATGATCACCGACAACCGCGTGCTGTTCCACCGCGTGGCCAATACGCTGAACTACCTGGATATCAAGACCGTGGTCGTCTCCTGCGGCACCTGCTACGACCAGCTGCAGGGCTACGAGTTCGACAAGATCTTCCCGGGCAGCCGCATCGTCGACATCCACGAGTTTCTGCTCGAAAAGGGCATCACTCTTCCCGCGGGCCAGGGCGGCTTCCTGTACCACGAGCCCTGCCACAACCCCATGAAGCAGGGCGACTCCATGCAGACGGTGCGCGCCCTCGTCGGCGACAAGGTCTTGAAGAGCGAGCGCTGCTGCGGCGAGTCGGGCACGCTGGGCGTCACGCGCCCCGACGTGTCCACCCAGGTGCGCTTCCGAAAGACCGAGGAAATCCGCAAGGGCGAGGCCCAGCTGCGCGGCAGCGGCGCCGTGGGCGCGCAGGACAACATCAAGATCCTGACCAGCTGCCCGAGCTGCCTGCAGGGCATCTCGCGCTACCAGGACGACCTGTCCACGGGCCTGCTCGAGGCCGACTACATCGTCGTCGAGATGGCGCGCCAGATCCTGGGCGAGAACTGGATGCCCGACTACGTGGCGCGTGCCAACGCCGGCGGCATCGAGCGGGTGCTGGTATGA
- the serA gene encoding phosphoglycerate dehydrogenase yields the protein MPKTSLDKSKIKFLLLEGVHESAVELLRSSGYTQVELLPGALEGEELRRKIADVHFIGIRSRTQLTADVLAHAHKLVAVGCFCIGTNQVDLDAARERGIAVFNAPYSNTRSVAELVLAEAILLLRGIPEKNAVAHRGGWLKSATNAFEARGKTLGIIGYGAIGSQLSVLAEALGMQVVFHDVVAKLPLGNARQAASLAELLAQSDIVSLHVPDLPSTKWMIKAAEIAQMKPGAILINASRGTVVEIDPLAQAIRDKKLLGAAVDVFPVEPKSNKDEFVSPLRGLDNVILTPHIGGSTMEAQANIGVEVAEKLVRYSDNGTSTSSVNFPEVALPAHPGKHRLLHIHRNVPGVLSQINGILSDNQINISGQYLQTNEAVGYVVIDLDARSSDLALQKLAQVPGTLRCRVLF from the coding sequence ATGCCCAAGACATCCCTGGATAAAAGCAAGATCAAGTTTCTGTTGCTCGAAGGCGTGCACGAAAGCGCCGTGGAGCTGCTGCGCTCTTCCGGCTACACCCAGGTGGAACTGCTGCCCGGGGCCCTGGAGGGCGAGGAGCTGCGCCGGAAGATCGCCGACGTGCACTTCATCGGCATACGCTCGCGCACCCAGCTCACGGCCGATGTGTTGGCCCATGCCCACAAGCTCGTGGCCGTGGGGTGCTTCTGCATAGGCACGAACCAGGTGGATCTGGATGCGGCGCGCGAGCGCGGCATCGCCGTCTTCAACGCGCCGTATTCCAACACCCGCTCCGTGGCCGAGCTGGTGCTGGCCGAGGCCATTCTGCTGCTGCGCGGCATCCCCGAGAAGAACGCCGTGGCGCACCGCGGCGGCTGGCTCAAGAGCGCGACCAACGCCTTCGAGGCGCGCGGCAAGACCTTGGGCATCATCGGCTACGGCGCCATCGGCTCGCAGCTGTCGGTGCTGGCCGAGGCGCTGGGCATGCAGGTGGTGTTCCACGACGTGGTCGCCAAGCTGCCGCTGGGCAATGCGCGCCAGGCGGCCAGCCTGGCCGAGCTGCTGGCGCAAAGCGACATCGTGAGCCTGCACGTGCCCGACCTGCCCTCGACCAAGTGGATGATCAAGGCCGCCGAGATCGCGCAGATGAAGCCCGGCGCCATCCTCATCAACGCCTCGCGCGGCACGGTGGTGGAGATAGACCCGCTGGCCCAGGCGATCCGCGACAAGAAGCTGCTGGGCGCGGCCGTCGACGTGTTCCCCGTCGAGCCCAAGAGCAACAAGGATGAGTTCGTCTCTCCGCTGCGCGGGCTGGACAACGTCATCCTCACGCCGCACATCGGTGGCTCGACCATGGAGGCCCAGGCCAACATCGGCGTGGAGGTTGCGGAAAAGCTCGTGCGCTACAGCGACAACGGCACCAGCACCTCGTCCGTCAACTTCCCCGAGGTAGCGCTGCCCGCGCACCCGGGCAAGCACCGCCTGCTGCACATCCACCGCAACGTGCCGGGCGTGCTGTCGCAGATCAACGGCATCCTGTCGGACAACCAGATCAACATCTCCGGCCAGTACCTGCAGACCAACGAGGCCGTGGGTTATGTGGTGATCGACCTCGATGCGCGCTCGTCCGACCTGGCGTTGCAAAAGCTGGCCCAGGTGCCGGGCACGCTGCGCTGCCGCGTGCTGTTCTGA
- the ugpB gene encoding sn-glycerol-3-phosphate ABC transporter substrate-binding protein UgpB produces MQLKQLGLAACLFATGLTAQAQTEIQWWHSMTAVNNEWVNDLAKEFNASQSAYKVVPVFKGAYDESMTAAIAAFRSGNAPHILQVFEVGTATMMASKGATVPVAKVMKDAGADFNPAGYIPAVAAYYTAPNGQMLSFPFNSSTTVFYYNKDAFKKAGLDANKPPTTWPEVFEATKKLKASGHSCPMTLAWMGWTQLESFSTWHNVEFATHKNGLAADGYKARLKINSPLHVRHIDDLAKLAKNGEFVYKGRGSAAQASFVSGECAMIQTSSGFYGDVAKNAKFAYGITSLPYYPDVKGAPQNTVIGGASLWVMAGKKPEEYKGVARFFEFLSQTKVQAASHQRTGYLPITTAAYDLTNKSGFYEKHPGTDVAVNQMVRKVTDNSRGIRLGNYVQIRVIEDEEMEQVWAGKKSAKEAMDAIVSRGNELLARFEKSYRP; encoded by the coding sequence ATGCAACTGAAACAACTGGGATTGGCCGCATGCCTGTTCGCCACGGGCCTGACCGCACAGGCACAGACCGAGATCCAGTGGTGGCATTCGATGACCGCCGTGAACAACGAATGGGTCAACGACCTGGCCAAGGAGTTCAACGCCAGCCAGAGCGCCTACAAGGTCGTGCCGGTGTTCAAGGGCGCGTATGACGAATCCATGACGGCCGCCATTGCCGCGTTCCGCTCGGGCAATGCGCCGCACATCCTGCAGGTGTTCGAGGTCGGCACGGCCACCATGATGGCCAGCAAGGGCGCCACCGTGCCCGTGGCCAAGGTCATGAAGGACGCGGGCGCGGACTTCAACCCCGCGGGCTACATCCCGGCCGTGGCCGCCTACTACACGGCGCCCAACGGCCAGATGCTGAGCTTCCCGTTCAACAGTTCGACCACGGTGTTCTATTACAACAAGGACGCCTTCAAGAAGGCCGGCCTGGACGCGAACAAGCCGCCCACCACCTGGCCCGAGGTGTTCGAGGCGACCAAGAAGCTCAAGGCCAGCGGCCACAGCTGCCCGATGACGCTGGCCTGGATGGGCTGGACGCAGCTCGAGTCCTTCTCGACCTGGCACAACGTGGAATTTGCGACGCACAAGAACGGCCTGGCGGCCGATGGCTACAAGGCGCGCCTGAAGATCAACTCGCCGCTGCATGTGCGCCACATCGACGATCTCGCCAAGCTGGCCAAGAACGGCGAGTTCGTCTACAAGGGCCGCGGCTCGGCCGCGCAGGCCTCGTTCGTGTCGGGCGAGTGCGCGATGATCCAGACCTCCTCGGGCTTCTACGGCGACGTGGCCAAGAACGCCAAGTTCGCCTACGGCATCACCTCCCTGCCTTACTACCCCGATGTCAAGGGCGCGCCGCAGAACACCGTGATCGGCGGCGCCTCGCTGTGGGTCATGGCCGGCAAGAAGCCCGAGGAATACAAGGGCGTGGCCAGGTTCTTCGAGTTCCTGTCGCAGACCAAGGTGCAGGCGGCCAGCCACCAGCGCACGGGCTATCTGCCCATCACCACCGCCGCCTACGACCTGACGAACAAGTCCGGCTTCTATGAGAAGCACCCCGGCACCGACGTGGCCGTGAACCAGATGGTGCGCAAGGTAACCGACAACTCGCGCGGCATCCGCCTGGGCAACTATGTGCAGATCCGCGTCATCGAGGACGAGGAAATGGAGCAGGTCTGGGCCGGCAAGAAGAGCGCCAAGGAGGCCATGGACGCCATCGTGAGCCGCGGCAACGAGCTGCTCGCCCGCTTCGAGAAGTCCTACCGGCCGTAA
- the ugpA gene encoding sn-glycerol-3-phosphate ABC transporter permease UgpA — translation MEKRVLFRSAWLPWVLIAPQLLIIGIFFFWPAFQAVLQSFQMEDAFGTSVEWVGLDNFARLIDDESYLNSFQRTALFSVLVAGIGIVLALVLAIFADRIVRFAMIYKTLLIVPYAIAPVIAGVLWVFLFSPSIGVVTYGLGKLGYQWNHIMNENQAMALIVIASVWKQISYNFLFFLAGLQSIPKALIEAAAIDGAGPWRRFWNIQLPLLSPTTFFLLVINIVYAFFDTFGIIDAATQGGPGQSTSILVYKVYQDGFKALDLGGSAAQSVILMFIVVALTVIQFRYVEKKVQY, via the coding sequence ATGGAAAAACGCGTACTGTTCCGCTCCGCCTGGCTGCCCTGGGTGCTGATAGCGCCGCAGCTCCTCATCATCGGCATCTTCTTCTTCTGGCCGGCCTTTCAGGCGGTGCTGCAGTCCTTTCAGATGGAGGACGCGTTCGGCACCAGCGTGGAATGGGTGGGGCTGGACAACTTCGCGCGCCTGATCGACGACGAGTCCTACCTCAACTCCTTCCAGCGCACGGCGCTGTTCTCGGTGCTGGTGGCCGGCATAGGCATCGTGCTGGCGCTGGTGCTGGCGATCTTCGCCGACCGCATCGTGCGCTTCGCCATGATCTACAAGACGCTGCTGATCGTGCCCTACGCGATCGCGCCGGTGATCGCGGGTGTGCTCTGGGTGTTTCTGTTCTCCCCCTCGATCGGCGTCGTCACCTACGGCCTGGGCAAGCTGGGCTACCAGTGGAACCACATCATGAACGAGAACCAGGCCATGGCGCTGATCGTCATCGCCTCGGTGTGGAAGCAGATCTCCTACAACTTCCTGTTCTTCCTCGCGGGCCTGCAGTCGATTCCGAAGGCGCTCATCGAGGCCGCCGCCATCGATGGTGCCGGCCCCTGGCGGCGCTTCTGGAACATCCAGCTGCCACTGCTCTCGCCCACCACCTTCTTCCTGCTGGTGATCAACATCGTCTACGCCTTCTTCGACACCTTCGGCATCATCGACGCCGCAACCCAGGGCGGGCCGGGCCAGTCCACCTCCATCCTGGTCTACAAGGTCTACCAGGACGGCTTCAAGGCGCTGGACCTGGGCGGCTCGGCCGCGCAGTCGGTGATCCTGATGTTCATCGTGGTGGCACTGACCGTGATCCAGTTCCGCTACGTCGAGAAAAAAGTCCAGTACTGA